The following coding sequences are from one Parabacteroides pacaensis window:
- a CDS encoding RNA polymerase sigma-70 factor, with protein sequence MGLKSDNDISILFEQIAQGSENAFRQLFDLYYQKLFHVALYFLKSKESAEEAVCDVFYFIWNKKETLCKIKEWEGYLYISVKNQALQYMRRTSLSEGDTIDLYHIALLPDSDDPEANLLDHEFTELIQKAINSLPEKCREVFRLVFFDKLKHKEIAKLLDISEKTVEAHIASAYKRIAQYVNNEYSDKGKGNKMLFIFFSLLG encoded by the coding sequence ATGGGACTTAAATCTGATAATGACATATCTATTCTTTTTGAACAAATTGCTCAAGGTAGCGAAAATGCTTTCCGGCAACTTTTCGATTTATATTATCAGAAGTTGTTTCATGTGGCTTTGTATTTCCTAAAATCTAAGGAATCGGCTGAGGAGGCTGTTTGCGACGTTTTTTATTTTATCTGGAATAAAAAAGAAACTCTGTGCAAAATTAAAGAGTGGGAAGGTTATCTGTATATCTCCGTAAAAAATCAGGCTTTACAGTATATGCGCCGGACTTCTTTATCAGAAGGTGATACTATTGATTTATATCATATAGCTTTATTGCCCGACAGTGATGACCCGGAGGCGAATCTGCTGGATCATGAATTTACCGAACTTATCCAAAAAGCAATAAATTCTCTTCCCGAAAAATGCCGGGAGGTATTCCGGCTCGTATTTTTCGATAAACTGAAGCACAAAGAAATAGCCAAGTTGTTGGATATTTCCGAAAAGACTGTGGAAGCACATATTGCAAGCGCATACAAAAGAATTGCTCAATATGTAAATAATGAGTATAGCGACAAGGGAAAGGGGAATAAAATGCTTTTTATATTCTTTTCCCTTTTGGGATGA
- a CDS encoding SusC/RagA family TonB-linked outer membrane protein produces MKKIERNYPSVTGNRNKKSIIRVWLIRLVFLLPMANIFASPGEETNSPLSPINEKVENSLVKQQNDPTVRGKISDVSGQGLPGVNVVVKGTTEGAISDVNGYYVIKAKRGDILQFSYIGFKKQEVTVGKNSTIDLVLQEDVQELDEAVVVGMGKQRKASVIGSISTAPIENLQIPQRSLTSALSGRIAGAVVVQRSGEPGQDNADFWVRGISSFGANQKPLILVDGVERDMSDLSIEEVESISILKDASATAVYGVRAANGVVLVTTRKGIAQKPSIDVKLEYGMSDLPNMPEFLGGADYAMLYNEAFGQENYSRDYIENLQNNTNRFLYPNVNWFDEIFKKYSTNANAAINIRGGGESARYYVSASFLEDNGNLKNYKENDYNSNITLRRYNFRSNVDFTLTKTTTLNVEIGANLTDTHQPGVGNRSIYGTYYTPVEELYYWAYLSTPLSCPVRLPIGHNAQGDVKWGWGAPSQVGESNPAERLFGSGYNSLFRTQIMSQIILNQDLSFLLDGLAFTGSFSFDSNHQTIINRHKNTTTYSVSGVDDETGDLLVTEVDKGQEFLGYGKDLSSNRAEELKLQFNYNQLFNKNHRVGAMIMYYQRDYVNGSAGSAIFSLPYKKQGLALRTTYSFADKYFAEFNLGYNGSENFPKGHRFGLFPAGALGYLISNESFWGIDAINVLKIRGSIGLVGSESLPDNLRFGYLSTYGSGLGGYNWGLTESGIGGVGENQVGVSDLTWEKGLKKDIGIELKMFNNAISLDMDYFHEKRSDILIQRSSLSAVAGLNQQPFANMGVMTNQGVDGTLELNHKIGQVSYKVYGNFTFTHNKILEMDEPEKKWAYRMRTGHRYNQRFGLIALGLFKDQAEIDASPEQKFGVVRPGDVKYKDVNDDGVIDIEDEVPIGYSSIPEINYGFGSQVFWNGFDFGIFFRGQARVSYSLGGSTFIPFSEGVGKGNLFKKALDRWTEENPNPNAFYPRLSNGRSTNNWQASSRNIYNGNLLRLADIELGYSFNKKWLAPIGMKALRIYVLANNVALFSKWDMWDPETGTSNGNKYPLPRKINFGIRTTF; encoded by the coding sequence ATGAAAAAAATAGAAAGGAACTATCCTTCTGTTACCGGTAACAGAAACAAAAAATCAATCATCCGGGTATGGTTAATCCGGCTGGTTTTCCTGTTACCCATGGCAAACATTTTTGCCTCACCTGGGGAAGAGACTAATAGTCCACTCTCTCCCATCAATGAAAAAGTGGAAAACTCCCTGGTAAAACAACAAAACGATCCTACGGTACGAGGAAAGATTTCCGACGTGTCCGGGCAAGGGCTCCCCGGCGTAAACGTCGTAGTAAAAGGTACTACCGAGGGGGCTATCTCTGATGTAAACGGTTACTACGTAATTAAAGCAAAACGGGGAGATATACTCCAATTCTCTTATATTGGTTTCAAAAAACAAGAAGTAACGGTTGGTAAAAACTCTACAATCGACCTTGTGCTACAAGAAGATGTGCAGGAATTAGACGAAGCTGTGGTAGTAGGAATGGGGAAACAACGCAAAGCAAGCGTAATCGGTTCCATTTCCACCGCCCCTATCGAGAATTTACAGATACCACAACGTTCTCTTACTTCCGCACTCTCCGGACGTATTGCGGGAGCCGTAGTGGTACAGCGTTCCGGAGAGCCGGGACAGGATAACGCCGATTTCTGGGTACGGGGTATTTCTTCATTCGGTGCAAACCAAAAACCGCTTATTCTGGTAGATGGAGTAGAACGGGATATGTCCGATTTATCCATCGAAGAAGTAGAATCCATTTCCATATTGAAAGATGCTTCCGCCACAGCAGTATACGGGGTACGTGCCGCCAACGGGGTAGTATTGGTTACCACCCGGAAAGGAATTGCCCAGAAACCTTCTATCGACGTAAAGCTGGAGTATGGAATGTCCGACTTACCCAACATGCCCGAATTTTTAGGTGGAGCCGATTATGCCATGTTATATAATGAAGCATTCGGCCAGGAGAATTATTCACGAGATTACATAGAAAACCTGCAAAATAACACGAACCGTTTTCTTTATCCCAACGTAAACTGGTTCGACGAAATATTTAAAAAATATTCTACCAATGCCAATGCGGCCATCAATATACGCGGAGGAGGTGAAAGTGCACGTTATTACGTGAGTGCCAGTTTTTTGGAAGATAACGGCAACTTGAAGAACTACAAGGAAAACGATTATAATTCCAATATCACTTTGCGCCGTTACAATTTCCGTTCCAATGTAGATTTTACTCTTACAAAAACTACTACCCTGAATGTGGAAATAGGAGCCAATCTTACGGATACTCACCAGCCGGGGGTAGGAAACCGAAGTATTTACGGCACTTATTATACACCGGTAGAAGAACTTTATTACTGGGCGTATCTCTCCACTCCCCTTTCCTGCCCTGTACGTTTGCCTATAGGACACAACGCACAGGGAGATGTTAAATGGGGATGGGGTGCACCCAGCCAGGTAGGTGAATCGAATCCGGCGGAACGGTTATTCGGTTCCGGGTACAATTCGTTGTTCCGGACTCAAATCATGAGTCAGATTATATTAAACCAAGATTTGTCTTTCCTTTTGGACGGATTGGCATTTACCGGTTCATTCTCTTTCGATTCTAATCACCAGACCATCATCAACCGCCATAAGAATACCACCACTTATTCCGTATCCGGGGTGGACGATGAAACAGGCGATCTGCTTGTAACGGAAGTAGATAAGGGACAGGAATTTTTAGGTTACGGCAAAGATTTATCCAGTAACCGTGCAGAGGAATTAAAGCTGCAATTTAATTATAACCAGTTGTTTAATAAAAATCACCGCGTGGGTGCCATGATAATGTATTATCAACGGGATTATGTTAACGGGTCCGCAGGATCGGCTATTTTTTCGTTGCCTTATAAAAAACAAGGGCTTGCACTCCGTACTACCTATTCATTCGCTGACAAGTATTTCGCAGAGTTTAACTTGGGATACAACGGTTCGGAGAACTTCCCGAAAGGTCATCGTTTCGGACTATTCCCTGCCGGTGCACTGGGTTATCTTATCTCTAACGAATCCTTCTGGGGAATAGATGCCATTAATGTACTTAAAATCAGGGGATCTATCGGATTGGTAGGATCGGAATCCTTACCGGACAATTTGCGTTTCGGGTATTTATCTACGTATGGAAGTGGATTAGGAGGATACAACTGGGGGCTTACAGAATCCGGCATTGGCGGTGTTGGAGAAAACCAGGTAGGCGTATCCGATTTAACTTGGGAAAAAGGGCTTAAGAAAGATATCGGTATCGAATTAAAAATGTTCAATAACGCAATTTCTTTAGATATGGATTATTTCCATGAAAAAAGATCGGATATTCTGATACAGCGCTCTTCCCTATCTGCCGTGGCTGGATTAAACCAACAACCGTTTGCCAATATGGGAGTTATGACCAATCAAGGGGTGGACGGAACACTTGAACTGAATCATAAAATCGGCCAGGTTTCTTATAAGGTATACGGTAACTTTACATTCACGCATAATAAGATTCTGGAAATGGACGAACCGGAAAAGAAATGGGCATACCGCATGCGTACCGGACATCGTTATAACCAACGGTTCGGCCTGATAGCACTGGGATTGTTTAAAGACCAGGCGGAAATCGATGCCAGCCCGGAACAAAAGTTCGGGGTAGTACGTCCCGGAGATGTAAAATATAAAGATGTGAACGACGACGGGGTGATCGATATCGAAGATGAAGTGCCTATCGGCTATTCTTCCATTCCGGAAATTAATTACGGATTCGGAAGCCAGGTATTTTGGAACGGTTTTGATTTCGGAATCTTTTTCCGGGGACAAGCCAGGGTGTCTTACTCGCTAGGCGGTTCTACTTTTATCCCTTTTAGCGAAGGAGTAGGCAAAGGAAACCTGTTCAAAAAAGCGTTGGATCGCTGGACAGAAGAAAATCCGAATCCGAATGCTTTCTATCCACGCCTGTCAAACGGACGTTCTACCAACAACTGGCAAGCTTCCAGCCGTAATATTTACAATGGGAATCTGCTTCGTTTAGCTGATATCGAATTAGGCTATTCTTTTAATAAAAAATGGCTGGCTCCCATAGGAATGAAGGCATTGCGCATTTACGTACTGGCAAATAATGTGGCTTTATTTTCTAAGTGGGATATGTGGGACCCGGAAACAGGAACTTCAAACGGGAATAAATACCCCTTACCTCGTAAAATTAATTTTGGAATCAGAACAACCTTTTAA
- a CDS encoding RNA polymerase sigma-70 factor — MKKMSAEIRKMLLDISKDSQPAFNAFYDLFYLQVYRFCFYYLQNREVCKEVVSDVFFSIWKSRVKLQAIHNIDVFLYVVAKNAALNYLRKDLPDTYIPIENLPIHKEKDDDTPENNLESSEIEELLKEIIHKLPPKSRLIFLMVRQEGMKYREIAQMLGLTESTVRVQMKIAIDKITAQIKLYYPNLTLPIFLMMLFRG; from the coding sequence ATGAAAAAAATGTCTGCCGAAATACGAAAAATGTTGTTGGATATATCAAAAGATAGCCAACCTGCATTCAATGCTTTTTACGACCTCTTTTATTTGCAAGTTTACCGGTTTTGTTTCTACTACCTGCAAAATAGAGAAGTATGCAAAGAGGTGGTTTCCGATGTATTCTTTTCTATTTGGAAATCCCGGGTTAAACTACAAGCGATCCATAACATAGACGTATTTTTATATGTGGTTGCCAAAAATGCTGCTTTAAATTATCTACGGAAAGATTTACCGGATACCTATATCCCCATTGAAAATCTACCCATCCATAAAGAAAAAGATGATGATACGCCCGAAAATAACTTGGAGTCTTCCGAAATAGAAGAACTTTTAAAGGAAATTATCCATAAGCTTCCCCCTAAAAGCCGGCTTATATTTTTGATGGTACGGCAAGAAGGAATGAAATACCGGGAAATTGCACAGATGTTAGGGTTAACGGAAAGTACAGTACGTGTACAAATGAAAATTGCTATCGATAAAATAACAGCTCAAATAAAACTATATTACCCGAACTTAACCCTTCCTATTTTTTTGATGATGCTTTTCCGGGGTTAA
- a CDS encoding DMT family transporter translates to MNIGSRTKGFVCGATAAATYGLNPLFTLPLYGEGMDADSVLFYRYGFAVLILGLMMKFQHQSFALKKKEILPLVIGGLLFSASSLLLYSSYNYMDAGIASTILFVYPVMVAVIMALFFHEKLSFITLSCIVLALSGIGLLYKGDGESNLSLVGMLLVILSSLSYAVYIVGVNQSSLKEMPTSKLTFYALLFGSSLYIVRTDFCMDLDAIPTLPAWGNILAMAFLPTVISLVCTAISIHHIGSTPTAILGALEPVTAVFFGVMIFGEQLTPRLIAGILMIITAVSFIVVGKTVIRKLNHLFIRKHSVS, encoded by the coding sequence ATGAATATAGGTAGTAGAACAAAAGGTTTTGTTTGCGGAGCGACAGCAGCAGCTACATACGGGTTGAATCCCCTTTTTACCCTTCCGTTATACGGAGAAGGGATGGATGCCGATTCGGTGTTGTTTTACCGGTATGGCTTTGCTGTTTTGATACTCGGATTGATGATGAAATTCCAGCATCAGTCGTTTGCACTTAAAAAGAAAGAAATCCTCCCCTTAGTGATAGGCGGATTATTATTTTCGGCATCTTCTTTGCTTTTATATAGCAGTTATAACTATATGGATGCCGGTATTGCCTCTACTATTTTGTTTGTTTATCCGGTAATGGTAGCAGTTATTATGGCCTTGTTCTTTCACGAAAAGCTTTCGTTTATCACTCTTTCGTGCATTGTGCTTGCTCTTTCGGGAATAGGGTTATTATATAAAGGAGATGGTGAAAGCAATTTAAGCTTGGTCGGGATGCTGTTGGTTATCCTGTCTTCTTTATCGTATGCCGTTTATATCGTAGGGGTCAATCAATCTTCATTAAAAGAGATGCCTACTTCCAAATTAACGTTTTATGCATTGCTTTTCGGTTCTTCTCTTTATATAGTTAGGACTGATTTTTGTATGGATTTGGATGCTATACCTACTTTGCCTGCGTGGGGGAATATTTTAGCTATGGCATTTCTTCCTACCGTTATTTCATTGGTATGTACAGCGATTTCTATTCATCATATCGGCTCTACCCCTACAGCTATCCTGGGAGCTTTAGAACCTGTTACGGCTGTTTTCTTCGGGGTAATGATTTTCGGAGAGCAATTAACACCTCGCCTGATAGCGGGTATTTTAATGATTATAACGGCCGTTTCTTTTATTGTGGTAGGTAAAACGGTTATCAGAAAGTTAAATCATTTGTTTATTCGGAAGCATTCGGTTTCATAG
- a CDS encoding FecR family protein has translation MEKHKKYTEPTIGKYINRIYFLPVKTDKEKAYIKIWHDIHCKKTTMAGVSPFWKYFSMVASFALLIVISLEYVSRKNEKEASVLYEEVTSIPGTKTKLILPDQTVVWLNSKACLRYPRQFAPESRTVELAGEAFFEVKKDKAPFIIHTNDLRIQVVGTTFNILSEGKTVETTLVEGKLALYNKTNRTSVPDVILEPDQQARYSEEKNQLEIVEVNSSLYSSWVTGTFNFEENTLQEIIQTLERAFHTNIKIEGSERLKKIRLTAQFVHQETLDDILSILQKPAKYKYKKVKGKIIISEIDESQNVSS, from the coding sequence ATGGAAAAACATAAAAAATATACGGAACCCACCATCGGCAAGTATATAAATCGTATTTATTTCCTGCCGGTAAAGACTGATAAAGAAAAGGCCTATATAAAAATATGGCACGATATTCACTGTAAAAAAACAACCATGGCCGGAGTATCTCCCTTTTGGAAATATTTTTCAATGGTTGCCTCATTCGCCTTACTTATTGTTATTTCTTTAGAATATGTGAGTCGCAAAAATGAAAAGGAAGCCTCTGTTCTTTATGAGGAAGTTACTTCGATACCAGGCACAAAAACAAAACTTATATTACCGGATCAGACCGTTGTCTGGTTAAATAGTAAGGCTTGTTTACGCTATCCTCGCCAGTTTGCGCCGGAAAGCCGGACAGTAGAATTAGCAGGTGAAGCATTCTTTGAAGTAAAAAAAGATAAAGCCCCTTTCATTATCCATACAAATGATTTAAGAATACAAGTAGTAGGTACCACATTTAATATATTATCGGAAGGAAAAACAGTAGAAACCACCTTGGTAGAAGGAAAACTTGCGTTATATAATAAAACGAACCGTACCTCTGTTCCCGACGTAATATTGGAGCCCGACCAGCAAGCCCGGTACAGTGAAGAGAAAAACCAATTAGAAATAGTGGAAGTCAACTCTTCCCTGTATTCTTCCTGGGTTACCGGAACTTTCAATTTTGAAGAAAACACTCTCCAGGAAATAATACAAACTTTAGAACGGGCTTTTCACACCAATATAAAGATCGAAGGAAGCGAAAGGCTGAAGAAAATACGGTTAACCGCCCAATTTGTCCATCAGGAAACGTTAGACGATATACTATCTATTCTTCAGAAACCTGCCAAGTACAAATACAAAAAAGTAAAAGGAAAAATTATTATTTCCGAGATTGATGAATCACAAAATGTATCATCCTAA